From the genome of Pseudomonas sp. AB6, one region includes:
- a CDS encoding methyl-accepting chemotaxis protein — protein sequence MSKTGRSLEGMRSRSQIVVLFVALIIFIMLLFANFAYLSTQSNYDKQYIGHAGELRVLSQRIAKNASEAAAGKAAAFKLLADARNDFDQRWIVLKKGDKATGLPPAPHEVKDEMQSVQRDWESLRKSTDVIISSEQTVLSLHQVAATLAETIPQLQVEYEKVVDSLLQNHAPATQVVVAQRQSLLAERILGSVNTVLSGDDAAVQAADAFGRDASLFGRVLNGMLEGNATMKIAQVQDHDARARLSEIAELFQFVSGSVDEILETSPELFQVRESASNIFTSSQTLLEEASVLTNGFEHLASGRAMHSIVGYVLGLLALMSIILIGIVMVRETNRQLRETAEKNERNQTAIMRLLDEIENLADGDLRVAASVTEDFTGAIADSINYSIDQLRDLVGTINLTAEQVASAVENTQTTAMQLAAASEHQALQIAAASTAINNMALSIDEVSANASESSAVAERSVTIANKGNEVVHNTITGMDNIREQIQDTSKRIKRLGESSQEIGDIVSLIDDIADQTNILALNAAIQASMAGDAGRGFAVVADEVQRLAERSSSATKQIETLVRAIQNDTNEAVISMEQTTSEVVRGARLAQDAGVALEEIEGVSKNLAALIESITNAARQQASSAGQISQTMAVIQQTTTQTTSGTAATAESIGNLAKMASEMRRSVSGFTLPPSNEVG from the coding sequence ATGAGTAAGACAGGTAGGTCATTGGAAGGGATGCGCAGCCGATCGCAGATCGTTGTGCTGTTTGTCGCCCTGATCATTTTCATCATGTTGCTGTTCGCTAACTTCGCCTACCTCAGCACTCAGTCGAATTACGATAAGCAGTACATCGGCCACGCGGGTGAATTACGCGTGTTATCACAACGTATCGCCAAAAACGCAAGCGAAGCGGCGGCGGGCAAGGCCGCGGCGTTCAAGCTACTGGCCGATGCACGTAACGATTTTGATCAGCGTTGGATAGTGTTGAAAAAAGGCGATAAGGCTACCGGCCTGCCCCCGGCACCCCACGAAGTCAAAGACGAAATGCAGTCGGTGCAAAGGGATTGGGAGTCGTTACGCAAAAGCACTGATGTGATCATTTCCAGCGAACAGACAGTACTGTCCCTGCACCAAGTGGCGGCGACTCTGGCCGAAACCATTCCGCAGTTACAGGTCGAGTACGAAAAGGTTGTCGACAGCCTGCTGCAAAATCATGCGCCCGCCACTCAAGTGGTCGTCGCTCAGCGCCAATCATTGCTGGCTGAGCGAATTCTTGGCTCGGTCAATACTGTCTTGTCCGGCGATGACGCAGCGGTTCAAGCCGCCGATGCGTTCGGTCGCGATGCAAGCCTGTTTGGCCGCGTGCTGAATGGCATGCTCGAAGGCAATGCGACGATGAAAATCGCCCAGGTTCAGGACCATGACGCTCGCGCCCGTCTGAGTGAAATCGCCGAGCTGTTTCAGTTTGTGTCCGGATCTGTGGATGAAATACTCGAAACGTCACCCGAGTTGTTTCAAGTCCGAGAGTCGGCCAGCAATATTTTCACCAGCTCACAAACGCTGCTGGAAGAGGCTTCGGTACTGACCAATGGCTTTGAACACCTGGCCAGCGGACGTGCAATGCACAGCATTGTGGGCTATGTGCTGGGCTTGCTGGCGCTGATGTCGATCATTTTGATTGGCATCGTGATGGTGCGGGAAACCAACCGGCAATTACGTGAAACCGCTGAGAAGAATGAGCGTAATCAGACCGCGATCATGCGTCTGCTCGATGAAATCGAAAACCTTGCCGACGGTGACCTGCGCGTTGCGGCCTCGGTAACTGAGGATTTCACAGGTGCCATCGCCGACTCCATCAACTATTCCATCGACCAGTTGCGGGATTTGGTGGGAACCATCAATTTAACCGCTGAGCAAGTGGCGTCTGCCGTCGAGAATACCCAGACCACCGCCATGCAATTGGCCGCTGCATCCGAACATCAAGCGCTGCAAATCGCCGCTGCTTCGACCGCAATCAACAACATGGCACTGTCCATCGACGAAGTGTCAGCCAATGCATCAGAATCTTCAGCCGTGGCTGAGCGTTCGGTGACCATTGCTAATAAAGGCAACGAGGTGGTGCACAACACCATTACCGGTATGGACAATATCCGCGAGCAAATCCAGGACACCTCAAAACGGATCAAGCGCTTGGGCGAGTCCTCTCAGGAGATTGGCGATATCGTTAGCTTGATCGATGACATTGCCGATCAGACTAATATTTTGGCGTTGAACGCGGCCATTCAGGCGTCCATGGCCGGTGATGCCGGGCGCGGTTTTGCGGTGGTAGCGGATGAGGTGCAGCGGCTGGCGGAGCGTTCTTCGTCAGCCACCAAGCAAATTGAAACCTTGGTCCGGGCCATTCAGAACGACACCAACGAAGCGGTGATTTCCATGGAGCAAACCACCAGTGAAGTGGTGCGCGGCGCCCGACTGGCGCAGGATGCCGGAGTGGCCCTCGAAGAAATCGAAGGTGTATCAAAAAACCTCGCGGCGCTGATCGAAAGCATCACCAACGCGGCGCGGCAACAGGCGTCGTCGGCGGGGCAGATTTCCCAGACCATGGCGGTGATTCAACAGACCACCACGCAAACCACATCGGGCACCGCTGCCACTGCGGAGAGCATTGGCAACCTGGCGAAAATGGCCAGCGAAATGCGCCGTTCAGTATCAGGGTTTACCCTG
- a CDS encoding chemotaxis protein CheW, producing the protein MPASKTAFQLLLEIDQRCRSLAAGLPLQETRQQDWTGIGFRMGEYCYVAPMGEIGEILHEPRYAVLPGVKPWVKGIANLRGRLLPIMDLCAFFGQDLSPLRKQRRVLVIEHQEVFAGLLVDEVLGMQHFNQRSLMPEPPMAFDAGVAPFIRGQFLREQAWWVFSPRALAQSPGFMDIAL; encoded by the coding sequence ATGCCTGCGTCGAAAACTGCCTTTCAGCTGCTGCTTGAAATCGATCAGCGTTGTCGCTCGCTGGCTGCCGGCTTGCCATTGCAGGAGACCCGTCAGCAAGATTGGACCGGGATCGGCTTTCGTATGGGCGAGTACTGTTATGTGGCGCCCATGGGTGAAATTGGCGAGATCCTGCATGAGCCGCGTTATGCCGTATTGCCCGGGGTGAAGCCATGGGTCAAAGGCATTGCCAATTTGCGTGGACGATTACTGCCGATCATGGATTTATGTGCTTTTTTCGGTCAAGACCTGTCGCCGCTGCGTAAACAACGGCGGGTATTAGTGATCGAGCATCAGGAAGTGTTTGCCGGTTTATTGGTAGATGAGGTGCTGGGAATGCAGCACTTCAATCAGCGCAGCCTCATGCCTGAACCGCCGATGGCGTTCGATGCTGGAGTTGCTCCATTTATTCGAGGGCAATTCTTGCGTGAACAGGCCTGGTGGGTTTTTAGCCCGCGTGCACTGGCTCAATCGCCAGGTTTTATGGATATAGCGCTTTAA